From a single Helicovermis profundi genomic region:
- the fliP gene encoding flagellar type III secretion system pore protein FliP (The bacterial flagellar biogenesis protein FliP forms a type III secretion system (T3SS)-type pore required for flagellar assembly.) translates to MKNIFKRNKKIILIILFIILSVFVFSSFAIAEDNIKVPNIDISFNGSDQPVSTVQIMLLLTILTLAPSILIMMTSFTRIIIIFSFLRRALSLQSTPPNQVIITLALFITFFVMTPTFTAIYNDAYIPLNNGEITQQVAIEKASVPLKAYMLRQVRAKDLALFVDIAGVKNIKDYSDVSMVALIPAFMISEIKTGFEIGFLLFIPFIVIDMIVASTLMALGMMMLPPVMISLPFKILLFIMVDGWNLLIQKIILTIR, encoded by the coding sequence ATGAAAAATATATTTAAGAGAAATAAAAAAATAATACTAATAATATTGTTTATTATATTGAGTGTTTTTGTTTTTTCAAGTTTTGCAATTGCAGAAGATAATATTAAGGTTCCTAATATTGATATATCTTTTAATGGAAGTGATCAGCCAGTTTCGACAGTACAAATAATGCTATTATTAACAATTTTAACATTGGCACCATCTATTTTAATAATGATGACTTCTTTTACAAGAATAATAATTATTTTTTCTTTTTTGAGAAGAGCTTTATCACTTCAATCGACTCCACCAAATCAAGTTATAATTACACTTGCACTTTTTATAACTTTTTTTGTTATGACACCAACGTTTACAGCAATATACAATGATGCTTATATACCATTAAATAATGGTGAAATTACTCAACAAGTTGCTATTGAAAAAGCAAGTGTACCTTTAAAAGCTTATATGCTTAGGCAAGTTAGAGCAAAAGATTTAGCACTTTTTGTTGATATTGCTGGGGTAAAAAATATTAAAGATTACAGTGATGTATCAATGGTGGCGCTTATACCTGCATTTATGATTAGTGAGATTAAAACCGGTTTCGAAATAGGATTTTTATTATTTATTCCTTTTATTGTGATTGATATGATTGTTGCTAGTACTTTAATGGCGCTGGGTATGATGATGTTACCTCCAGTAATGATTTCATTGCCGTTTAAAATATTACTTTTTATAATGGTAGATGGATGGAATTTATTAATACAGAAAATTATTTTGACAATAAGGTAA
- a CDS encoding flagellar biosynthetic protein FliO, translating to MLLNFSFSYIKNLSLIIIESKASNFSLLLNIIFIIVFLIIVYFTTKYIGKYAGKKMAYKEIKIIEKTNLGFDKSLVLVEVRSKTYFMFFDKNGFKLIDNYEKKLEKEN from the coding sequence ATGTTATTGAACTTTTCCTTTTCCTATATTAAGAATTTAAGCTTAATTATAATAGAATCAAAAGCTAGTAATTTCTCTTTGTTATTAAATATAATTTTTATTATAGTGTTTTTAATCATAGTTTATTTTACTACAAAATATATAGGAAAATATGCCGGAAAAAAAATGGCATACAAAGAAATTAAAATAATCGAAAAGACAAATTTAGGATTTGATAAATCATTAGTTTTAGTTGAAGTGCGTAGTAAAACATATTTTATGTTTTTTGATAAAAACGGCTTTAAATTAATTGATAATTATGAAAAAAAATTAGAAAAAGAAAATTAG
- a CDS encoding response regulator, protein MANGILVVDDAAFMRMMIRDVLTKNGYEVLGEAENGQKAIEKYKELKPDLVIMDITMPEVDGIQAVKEIKASDPNAKVVMCSAMGQQAMVIEAIQAGARDFIVKPFQADRVIEAVKKVLG, encoded by the coding sequence ATGGCAAACGGTATATTAGTAGTTGATGATGCAGCTTTTATGAGGATGATGATTAGAGATGTTTTAACTAAAAATGGGTATGAAGTTTTAGGTGAAGCTGAAAATGGCCAAAAGGCGATAGAAAAATATAAAGAATTAAAACCAGATCTTGTTATTATGGATATAACAATGCCTGAGGTGGATGGAATTCAAGCGGTAAAAGAAATTAAAGCATCTGACCCTAATGCGAAAGTTGTAATGTGTTCGGCAATGGGACAGCAAGCGATGGTAATTGAAGCCATTCAAGCTGGAGCTCGTGATTTTATTGTTAAACCGTTTCAAGCTGATAGAGTAATTGAAGCTGTAAAGAAAGTATTAGGTTAA
- the fliY gene encoding flagellar motor switch phosphatase FliY translates to MADMLSQEEIDALLNGTSEDEVSSEVENLTAEEKDALGEIGNISMGTAATTLFTLLNQKVTITTPRVTETTLKEMQNDFVNPLVMISIKYKFGIEGLNLLILGENDVKIITDLMMGGTGEELPEELTDLHLSAINEAMNQMVGSSSTSLSEMLNSKIDIDPPEAIYDSITNIKFEDLGIDISDAIVKVAFDLKVGDLIDSEIMQLIPIDVAKKMVSDLLSGGIDDNEQANEPEIATNDASINSEPLMGGAVPNSMPQAQPQYQPQPQYQPQPQYQQQPPQGNFNYVEQPQVKTPINAQPLQYENFDTNANTIAYASDIELLKDIPLDITVELGRTSKQISEILDFGVGTVIELNKLVGEPLDILANGKNIAKGEVVVVDENYGIRITDIVVPEKRMKSI, encoded by the coding sequence ATGGCTGATATGTTGTCGCAAGAAGAAATAGATGCGCTTCTTAATGGAACTAGTGAAGATGAAGTTAGTAGCGAAGTTGAAAACCTTACCGCAGAAGAAAAAGATGCACTCGGTGAAATTGGGAACATTAGTATGGGAACTGCAGCGACTACATTGTTCACTCTTCTAAATCAAAAAGTTACTATAACAACACCTAGAGTCACTGAAACTACATTAAAAGAAATGCAAAATGATTTTGTTAATCCTTTAGTTATGATATCAATAAAATATAAATTTGGTATTGAAGGATTAAATCTATTGATTTTAGGTGAAAATGACGTTAAAATAATTACAGACCTAATGATGGGTGGTACGGGTGAAGAATTACCTGAAGAACTTACAGATTTGCATCTTAGTGCAATAAACGAGGCTATGAATCAAATGGTGGGATCTTCTTCAACTTCATTATCAGAGATGTTAAATTCTAAAATTGATATTGACCCTCCAGAAGCAATTTATGACAGTATTACTAATATTAAGTTTGAAGATTTAGGTATTGATATAAGTGATGCTATTGTAAAAGTTGCCTTTGATTTAAAAGTAGGAGATTTAATAGATAGTGAAATTATGCAATTAATTCCTATTGATGTTGCAAAAAAAATGGTTTCAGATCTGCTAAGTGGGGGTATTGATGATAATGAACAGGCAAATGAACCTGAAATAGCTACGAATGATGCTAGTATAAATAGTGAGCCACTTATGGGTGGTGCAGTGCCAAATTCTATGCCACAAGCACAACCGCAGTATCAGCCGCAGCCTCAGTATCAACCGCAGCCACAGTATCAGCAACAGCCACCACAAGGTAATTTTAATTACGTAGAACAGCCTCAAGTAAAGACACCAATCAATGCTCAACCACTTCAATATGAAAATTTCGATACAAATGCCAATACTATTGCTTATGCTAGTGATATAGAACTATTAAAAGATATTCCACTTGATATAACAGTAGAATTAGGTAGGACTTCTAAACAGATTTCAGAGATTTTAGATTTTGGTGTTGGAACAGTAATTGAACTTAATAAATTGGTAGGGGAGCCGCTAGATATACTTGCGAATGGTAAAAATATTGCAAAGGGTGAAGTTGTAGTAGTTGATGAAAATTATGGAATTAGAATTACAGATATAGTAGTACCAGAAAAAAGAATGAAAAGTATATAA
- the fliM gene encoding flagellar motor switch protein FliM produces MSDVLSQNEIDDLLSALSTGEVDVKEIEDESNEKKVRKYDFSRPDKFAKDQLRTLEIIHENFSRLLNNFLSGYLRTVVEIQVLSVQSLIYNEFSNSIPNPAILGIVNFSPLEGQIIIEVSSELAFSMIERVLGSDGSITSEKESRSLTEIELTLMRNVLMKFINLLKEPWSNIIELRPKLETIETNSQFAQIVSPSESIALVTFSLKIGETEGMINIAIPHFVIEPILPNLSSKLWFSNSSKKPTTEIQKESLSMNVEKTSVNIKVVAGRTNISVLEMLTLSVGDVIVLDKNVNEDFEIYIENDRKFKAKPGKKNSKIAARITENLEEGDESNG; encoded by the coding sequence TTGTCTGATGTATTATCACAAAATGAAATTGATGATTTGCTTTCTGCTTTAAGTACAGGCGAAGTGGATGTAAAAGAAATTGAAGATGAATCAAATGAGAAAAAAGTTAGAAAGTATGATTTTAGTAGACCTGATAAATTTGCAAAAGATCAATTACGTACCCTAGAAATTATACATGAAAATTTTTCAAGGCTACTAAATAACTTTTTATCTGGTTATCTTAGAACAGTTGTTGAAATACAAGTATTAAGTGTACAGAGTTTGATATATAATGAATTTAGTAATTCAATTCCAAATCCTGCGATATTAGGAATTGTAAATTTTTCTCCACTAGAAGGTCAAATAATAATAGAGGTGTCGTCAGAACTTGCTTTTTCGATGATAGAAAGGGTTCTTGGTAGCGATGGTTCTATAACTTCAGAAAAAGAATCAAGATCTCTTACTGAGATTGAATTAACTCTTATGAGAAATGTACTTATGAAATTTATAAATTTACTAAAAGAACCATGGAGTAACATAATTGAGCTTAGACCAAAATTAGAAACTATTGAAACAAATTCTCAATTTGCACAGATTGTTTCTCCGAGTGAATCAATTGCACTTGTAACCTTTAGTCTAAAGATTGGTGAAACTGAAGGAATGATAAATATTGCTATTCCTCATTTTGTAATTGAACCTATACTACCTAATTTGAGTTCGAAATTATGGTTTTCTAATTCATCGAAAAAGCCTACAACTGAAATTCAAAAAGAAAGTTTAAGTATGAATGTTGAAAAAACATCTGTAAACATAAAAGTTGTTGCAGGAAGAACAAATATATCTGTACTTGAAATGCTGACATTATCAGTTGGAGATGTTATTGTATTAGATAAGAATGTAAATGAAGATTTTGAAATTTATATTGAAAATGATAGAAAATTTAAAGCAAAGCCAGGAAAGAAAAATAGTAAAATAGCTGCTAGAATAACAGAAAACTTAGAGGAAGGAGATGAAAGTAATGGCTGA
- a CDS encoding flagellar basal body-associated FliL family protein, producing MKKMLLIGGIALVVVIIVAVVLFVFVFNKSDAPKPITYLEYDLGEQYTNIKDEKKILKFQCSIEYTDATLEVELTKNKTKILSSILELFRTKSYEDIMKSNGQERISSEIQDRVIEILQSDSDNITNVYFVQFIVQG from the coding sequence ATGAAAAAAATGTTGTTAATAGGCGGTATTGCTTTAGTCGTAGTAATAATTGTTGCAGTCGTGTTGTTTGTGTTCGTATTTAATAAATCAGACGCACCCAAACCAATTACATACTTAGAGTATGATTTAGGAGAACAATATACAAATATTAAAGATGAAAAGAAAATTCTTAAATTTCAATGCTCAATTGAGTATACAGATGCTACACTAGAAGTTGAACTAACAAAAAACAAAACAAAAATTCTAAGTTCGATTTTAGAACTTTTTAGAACAAAATCATATGAAGATATTATGAAATCAAATGGGCAAGAAAGGATAAGTAGTGAAATACAAGATAGAGTTATAGAAATTCTACAATCTGACTCAGATAATATAACAAATGTGTATTTCGTTCAATTTATAGTTCAAGGATAG
- a CDS encoding OmpA/MotB family protein, translating to MDKKCPECKQIVPEYMATYGDLVTLLMCFFVLLFAFSEIDAQKFDAVMQSFQGSAGVLSGGKSVTEAQLVFDAMPEDQVSQTTQTTDNLQILKEIINDYIEKNDSKLDIKVELTSRGLVIRFPDNALFDSGKAELKKSSIDTLKFLGQLLNDEKFSTRSIRIEGHTDNVPIKTFKYPSNWELSTSRATNVAKFFIDNSHIDPVRLAASGFSEYHPIAENTTRKGRARNRRVDVVVLNKLFETEAVPNN from the coding sequence ATGGATAAAAAATGCCCTGAATGCAAACAAATCGTTCCGGAATATATGGCGACCTATGGTGACCTAGTAACGCTACTTATGTGCTTTTTTGTATTGCTTTTTGCTTTCTCAGAAATTGATGCACAAAAATTTGATGCTGTTATGCAGTCTTTCCAGGGATCTGCTGGAGTATTATCTGGTGGTAAGTCTGTTACTGAAGCTCAGCTTGTCTTTGACGCTATGCCTGAAGACCAAGTTTCTCAGACGACTCAAACAACTGATAATTTACAAATACTTAAAGAAATAATAAACGATTATATTGAAAAAAATGATTCAAAGCTAGATATTAAAGTTGAACTTACATCAAGAGGTTTAGTTATTAGATTTCCTGATAATGCTCTATTTGATTCAGGTAAAGCTGAATTAAAAAAAAGTTCTATAGATACACTTAAGTTCTTAGGTCAACTATTAAATGATGAAAAATTTTCAACTAGATCAATAAGAATTGAAGGTCATACAGATAATGTACCAATAAAAACATTTAAATATCCATCAAATTGGGAGCTCTCAACAAGTAGAGCAACTAACGTTGCTAAATTTTTTATTGATAATTCTCATATTGATCCAGTTAGGCTTGCTGCTAGTGGATTCAGTGAATATCATCCGATAGCAGAAAATACCACAAGAAAAGGTAGAGCGAGAAATAGAAGAGTGGATGTTGTAGTTCTTAATAAACTTTTTGAAACAGAAGCAGTTCCAAATAATTAA